A stretch of Thermococcus bergensis DNA encodes these proteins:
- a CDS encoding MraY family glycosyltransferase has product MITPVIGFIFSIFLTPYIGSLMKKAGIVGKDIHKPDKPEVPEMGGIVFLLVLPLSLTVLLNETLAKALLVFLLFGVVGIIDDTTQLKQSHKVLLSLLVSSTIISMSLDTDLNILLASFELGLLYYLFAVLFVTGSANLVNLLAGFNGLEVGTSAIVLFFLGLITSGNAQILALTGSAVAFGFLWWNKYPARIFPGDTGTLSLGALIGLVGVLGKVEVFAAFLLLPHFVDFLLKSKIRFKGRPLGRTEVLEDGTLKAPPYLSFLGLLMRIKRVKEPQLVAMVWEIEVILGFIVLLLHQLL; this is encoded by the coding sequence ATGATAACGCCTGTTATAGGGTTTATCTTTTCCATTTTCCTCACTCCGTATATAGGTTCATTAATGAAAAAGGCCGGCATAGTCGGAAAAGACATCCACAAACCAGATAAACCCGAAGTTCCGGAAATGGGAGGCATTGTTTTTCTGCTTGTACTGCCATTAAGCCTTACCGTTCTCTTAAATGAAACTCTCGCAAAGGCTCTTCTTGTGTTTCTCCTCTTTGGAGTTGTGGGCATAATAGATGACACAACCCAGCTTAAACAGTCTCATAAAGTTTTGTTATCTTTGCTGGTCTCGTCAACGATAATTTCGATGTCCCTAGATACAGATTTGAATATTTTGCTGGCTTCTTTTGAACTTGGATTACTCTACTATCTCTTTGCAGTGCTCTTCGTAACGGGCTCTGCCAATCTGGTAAACCTCCTTGCAGGATTCAACGGGCTGGAAGTTGGGACTTCTGCTATAGTCCTCTTCTTTTTGGGATTGATAACTTCTGGAAATGCCCAAATTTTGGCATTGACGGGAAGTGCTGTAGCCTTTGGATTTTTGTGGTGGAATAAATACCCCGCTAGAATCTTCCCCGGGGACACTGGAACGTTGTCTCTTGGGGCATTAATAGGACTGGTTGGCGTTTTAGGTAAAGTTGAAGTATTTGCAGCGTTTTTGCTGCTACCCCATTTTGTGGACTTCCTCCTTAAGTCTAAAATACGATTCAAGGGCAGGCCGTTGGGGCGAACAGAAGTTTTGGAAGATGGGACTTTAAAAGCCCCACCTTACCTGAGCTTTCTGGGCTTGCTGATGAGGATAAAAAGAGTAAAAGAGCCCCAGCTAGTCGCTATGGTCTGGGAGATAGAGGTTATTTTAGGCTTTATTGTTCTACTTCTTCATCAATTACTTTGA